One part of the Gossypium raimondii isolate GPD5lz chromosome 1, ASM2569854v1, whole genome shotgun sequence genome encodes these proteins:
- the LOC105785625 gene encoding probable UDP-3-O-acyl-N-acetylglucosamine deacetylase 1, mitochondrial isoform X1 — translation MRLSAAINSFKSSNLISWKTTGKLQQTLAGCIELSGKTLHSGKVSKVKIWPVFAGEGRYFEFHSNLIPASIDFVRESLLCTTLCKDGYKIRTVEHLLSALEAKGIDNCRIQIQSLDSEDTEVEVPFFDGSANAWVEAIEQVGRKEALDRCGNNVEKLAPHLSEPFYVSRNDSFMVAFPASKVHISCGIDFPKVPAIGCQWFSSAALDDSYEKHIACSRTFCIYEEVEHMCSMGLIKGGSLDNAIVCSATKGWLNPPLRFPDEPCRHKVLDLIGDLSLFARSGSQGFPMARVISFKGGHSLNADFVRRLSGITVQET, via the exons ATGCGTCTCTCCGCCGCCATTAACTCTTTCAAGTCCTCCAATCTCATCTCATGGAAAACG ACAGGTAAGCTTCAACAAACCCTAGCGGGATGCATCGAACTGTCGGGAAAAACACTTCACTCGGGGAAGGTTTCGAAGGTAAAGATATGGCCGGTATTCGCCGGCGAAGGAAGGTACTTTGAGTTTCACTCAAATTTGATTCCTGCATCCATCGATTTTGTTCGAGAATCGCTGTTGTGTACCACTCTTTGCAAAGACGGATACAAGATTCGGACCGTCGAGCATTTGCTTTCGGCTTTGGAAGCTAAGGGCATCGACAATTGTAGAATTCAGATTCAAAGTCTCGATTCTGAGGATACTGAGGTCGAG GTTCCTTTTTTTGATGGGTCTGCAAATGCTTGGGTAGAGGCAATAGAACAAGTTGGCAGAAAAGAGGCCTTGGATCGGTGTGGCAACAATGTTGAGAAATTGGCACCACATTTGAGTGAGCCATTTTATGTTTCGAGAAATGATTCTTTTATGGTTGCCTTCCCTGCTTCAAAGGTTCACATATCTTGTGGAATTGACTTTCCAAAG GTGCCTGCAATTGGATGCCAGTGGTTTTCTTCAGCTGCTCTGGATGACTCCTATGAAAAGCACATAGCATGTTCTAGAACTTTCTGCATCTATGAGGAG GTGGAACATATGTGCAGTATGGGACTTATTAAAGGGGGATCCCTAGACAATGCCATTGTATGCAG TGCTACTAAAGGATGGCTGAATCCACCGCTTCGTTTCCCTGATGAACCTTGTCGCCATAAGGTCTTGGATCTTATAGGTGACCTTTCCCTTTTTGCACGGTCTGGTAGTCAAGGATTTCCTATGGCACGAGTAATATCTTTCAAG GGTGGTCATTCACTTAATGCTGATTTTGTACGCCGACTGTCGGGAATCACTGTGCAAGAAACTTAA
- the LOC105785625 gene encoding probable UDP-3-O-acyl-N-acetylglucosamine deacetylase 1, mitochondrial isoform X2, with protein MRLSAAINSFKSSNLISWKTTGKLQQTLAGCIELSGKTLHSGKVSKVKIWPVFAGEGRYFEFHSNLIPASIDFVRESLLCTTLCKDGYKIRTVEHLLSALEAKGIDNCRIQIQSLDSEDTEVEAIEQVGRKEALDRCGNNVEKLAPHLSEPFYVSRNDSFMVAFPASKVHISCGIDFPKVPAIGCQWFSSAALDDSYEKHIACSRTFCIYEEVEHMCSMGLIKGGSLDNAIVCSATKGWLNPPLRFPDEPCRHKVLDLIGDLSLFARSGSQGFPMARVISFKGGHSLNADFVRRLSGITVQET; from the exons ATGCGTCTCTCCGCCGCCATTAACTCTTTCAAGTCCTCCAATCTCATCTCATGGAAAACG ACAGGTAAGCTTCAACAAACCCTAGCGGGATGCATCGAACTGTCGGGAAAAACACTTCACTCGGGGAAGGTTTCGAAGGTAAAGATATGGCCGGTATTCGCCGGCGAAGGAAGGTACTTTGAGTTTCACTCAAATTTGATTCCTGCATCCATCGATTTTGTTCGAGAATCGCTGTTGTGTACCACTCTTTGCAAAGACGGATACAAGATTCGGACCGTCGAGCATTTGCTTTCGGCTTTGGAAGCTAAGGGCATCGACAATTGTAGAATTCAGATTCAAAGTCTCGATTCTGAGGATACTGAGGTCGAG GCAATAGAACAAGTTGGCAGAAAAGAGGCCTTGGATCGGTGTGGCAACAATGTTGAGAAATTGGCACCACATTTGAGTGAGCCATTTTATGTTTCGAGAAATGATTCTTTTATGGTTGCCTTCCCTGCTTCAAAGGTTCACATATCTTGTGGAATTGACTTTCCAAAG GTGCCTGCAATTGGATGCCAGTGGTTTTCTTCAGCTGCTCTGGATGACTCCTATGAAAAGCACATAGCATGTTCTAGAACTTTCTGCATCTATGAGGAG GTGGAACATATGTGCAGTATGGGACTTATTAAAGGGGGATCCCTAGACAATGCCATTGTATGCAG TGCTACTAAAGGATGGCTGAATCCACCGCTTCGTTTCCCTGATGAACCTTGTCGCCATAAGGTCTTGGATCTTATAGGTGACCTTTCCCTTTTTGCACGGTCTGGTAGTCAAGGATTTCCTATGGCACGAGTAATATCTTTCAAG GGTGGTCATTCACTTAATGCTGATTTTGTACGCCGACTGTCGGGAATCACTGTGCAAGAAACTTAA
- the LOC105785625 gene encoding probable UDP-3-O-acyl-N-acetylglucosamine deacetylase 1, mitochondrial isoform X3, which produces MENGKLQQTLAGCIELSGKTLHSGKVSKVKIWPVFAGEGRYFEFHSNLIPASIDFVRESLLCTTLCKDGYKIRTVEHLLSALEAKGIDNCRIQIQSLDSEDTEVEVPFFDGSANAWVEAIEQVGRKEALDRCGNNVEKLAPHLSEPFYVSRNDSFMVAFPASKVHISCGIDFPKVPAIGCQWFSSAALDDSYEKHIACSRTFCIYEEVEHMCSMGLIKGGSLDNAIVCSATKGWLNPPLRFPDEPCRHKVLDLIGDLSLFARSGSQGFPMARVISFKGGHSLNADFVRRLSGITVQET; this is translated from the exons ATGGAAAACG GTAAGCTTCAACAAACCCTAGCGGGATGCATCGAACTGTCGGGAAAAACACTTCACTCGGGGAAGGTTTCGAAGGTAAAGATATGGCCGGTATTCGCCGGCGAAGGAAGGTACTTTGAGTTTCACTCAAATTTGATTCCTGCATCCATCGATTTTGTTCGAGAATCGCTGTTGTGTACCACTCTTTGCAAAGACGGATACAAGATTCGGACCGTCGAGCATTTGCTTTCGGCTTTGGAAGCTAAGGGCATCGACAATTGTAGAATTCAGATTCAAAGTCTCGATTCTGAGGATACTGAGGTCGAG GTTCCTTTTTTTGATGGGTCTGCAAATGCTTGGGTAGAGGCAATAGAACAAGTTGGCAGAAAAGAGGCCTTGGATCGGTGTGGCAACAATGTTGAGAAATTGGCACCACATTTGAGTGAGCCATTTTATGTTTCGAGAAATGATTCTTTTATGGTTGCCTTCCCTGCTTCAAAGGTTCACATATCTTGTGGAATTGACTTTCCAAAG GTGCCTGCAATTGGATGCCAGTGGTTTTCTTCAGCTGCTCTGGATGACTCCTATGAAAAGCACATAGCATGTTCTAGAACTTTCTGCATCTATGAGGAG GTGGAACATATGTGCAGTATGGGACTTATTAAAGGGGGATCCCTAGACAATGCCATTGTATGCAG TGCTACTAAAGGATGGCTGAATCCACCGCTTCGTTTCCCTGATGAACCTTGTCGCCATAAGGTCTTGGATCTTATAGGTGACCTTTCCCTTTTTGCACGGTCTGGTAGTCAAGGATTTCCTATGGCACGAGTAATATCTTTCAAG GGTGGTCATTCACTTAATGCTGATTTTGTACGCCGACTGTCGGGAATCACTGTGCAAGAAACTTAA